A single window of Sphingobacterium sp. ML3W DNA harbors:
- a CDS encoding helix-turn-helix domain-containing protein has translation MDMNEYLNKHIGSEIQKARKEAGMTQEELAIKVGFSTRNALANVESGAKAVSISKIAQICEILNLETVFFLRKK, from the coding sequence ATGGACATGAATGAATACCTAAACAAACATATAGGATCGGAGATCCAAAAAGCTCGTAAAGAAGCAGGAATGACACAAGAAGAATTGGCAATTAAAGTTGGTTTTTCTACTCGAAACGCCCTCGCTAATGTAGAGTCTGGAGCAAAAGCAGTTTCTATATCAAAAATTGCTCAAATTTGTGAAATTCTCAATCTAGAAACTGTGTTTTTTTTACGCAAAAAATAG